In Hydractinia symbiolongicarpus strain clone_291-10 chromosome 4, HSymV2.1, whole genome shotgun sequence, the following proteins share a genomic window:
- the LOC130641732 gene encoding protein UXT-like, with amino-acid sequence MGTPKESLRGKNLYELDSKVKKYEDFLNDKLKSDLQSVHKERDAIYKQIAEYMQLQRVISTIKLMQQENKGTSKEHILKTKVDLGCNFYCTAIVNDCSKLYVLIGYGYFLEMTLDEANVFVDKKIRTLTSKAELFTKDSAKIKAHIRLVMEGLRELQHLTFSDTKQERRDVF; translated from the coding sequence ATGGGAACACCTAAAGAATCATTAAGGGGGAAGAATTTATATGAACTAGATTCAAAAGTAAAGAAAtatgaagattttttaaacgACAAATTAAAATCAGACCTTCAAAGCGTTCACAAGGAACGAGATGCGATATACAAACAAATTGCAGAGTATATGCAGCTGCAAAGAGTTATTAGTACAATTAAACTCATGCAACAGGAAAATAAAGGTACCAGTAAAGAAcacatattaaaaacaaaagttgaTTTAGGTTGTAATTTTTACTGTACAGCAATTGTGAACGACTGTTCAAAGTTATATGTTTTAATTGGTTATGGTTATTTCCTGGAAATGACATTAGACGAAGCAAACgtttttgttgataaaaaaatcaggacATTGACATCAAAAGCCGAATTGTTCACTAAAGACTCTGCAAAGATAAAAGCTCACATTAGACTAGTCATGGAAGGACTGAGGGAGTTACAACATTTAACGTTTTCAGATACGAAGCAAGAAAGAAGAgatgtgttttaa